Genomic segment of Fusobacterium sp. SYSU M8D902:
CATTCTGTGTATGTGTCTTGGAATTATCTCTCTATCAGTTTCCTCAATATTATCTTTAGCAAAACTTATTACACTTATTGTTAATATCATCATCAATATTCCTAATAATCTTTTCAATATATAATCACCTCTTAAAATAAGTATATCTTTTATTTATGACTTAAATATGTCAAACTAAAAATAAATTTCTCTTCTCTTATCTCGATATCAAATGGAATACTATGAAGCTCTAAAATTTTCTTTATAATTGAAAGTCCTAATCCGTGACCATCAATCTTTAATTCAGTAGCATTATCTCCTCTAGCAAATGGTTGTAGTAGATTATCTTCACTTAAATTTTCTCTTATCATTGTTAGATTTTCAAATCTAACACAATCTCCCTCTTGATATATCCTTATCTCACTCTCTTCTGGTGAGTATTTTAAAGCATTTTGAACAATATTGTCAACTGCTATCTGAATGAACTTTTTATTCCCTTCTAACATCACTCTTTCTAACTCTATATTCCATTGAATATCCTTTTGCAACTCCAAAAACTCATATTTCTCAATACTATTTTTTATTATTAGTTTTAAATCTAAATCCTCCTTATCTATTTTTAAACCTACAGAGGATAACCTAGATAGTAAAAGTAGTGATTGAACTAGTTCATTCATATTATTACTCTCTTTTAATATAGCCTTGTAATATCTCCTCTGCTCCTCCTCACTCTTCAAACTTCCTTTCAATAAATATTGTGCATGAGAATTTATAACAGAGATAGGTGTTTTTAACTCATGTGAAGCATTGGAAACAAAGGATTTTAAGTTATCTATTGATAATGAGAGACTTCTTGACATAGTATTTATATTCTCACTTAGCTCTAACAATTCATCACTTGTATTGACTACTGCTTTTTCGGAAAAATCTAGCTTTGTAATTTTTTTTGCAACCCTATTTAACTCATATATATTTTTTGTGATCTTTTTTGCAAATATCCTACTTATAATTATACTTAAGATCAATGTTATTACTAAGGTGATTAAATTTAGAAAATATACCTCATGTCTATGCATACTCATAACAGATAGTGATGTGCTTAAAAACAAAGTTTTCTCTGGAGATAACTTTTCCTTATATACCAGTAACATTATGTGTCCCTGTTCAAGATTGTTAATATGAAATCCATCTTTTATATCATCAAAATTATCCTTATACTCTATTCCATAAAAAGAATCATAGTAATTGTTATTTGAAATATATATATCTATCCCTTGAGTGTTTCTAATATCTTCAACATAGTCTTCAAAAATCTTCTCATCAATCATCAATCTTTTTACTGTTGGAACTATCTTTTTTATCTCACTCTTTTTTCTAGCTATATAAAATGAATCTGCCACAAAAACACTAAAAACATAACTAAGTGTCACTGTAAATATAACTAAAAATATTGAAAAAATAAATATTTTTCTAAATAGATTAATTCTTACTCTCATCAAAGCTATACCCCATACCTCTCACTGTTTTCAACAGATAGCTATACTTGTCCATCTTTTTTCTAACTCTCTTTACCAAGGTATCTACTACTCTATCATCTCCATCAAAGTCAAAACCCCATACCTCATTCAAAAGATACTCTCTTGAAAATATTATTCCCTTATTTTTTATCATATACTCTAAAAATTGTATCTCTCTCCTTGTAAGTTCAATACTACTATTTTCAATGATTATCTCACCTTTTTTAGCATCAAATGAAAAATCTTCAAATTTATATATACTTACATCATCTAACTTCAACAGCTTTTTTACTTTTAAAGTTAAAATCTTCAAATTAAACGGCTTAGTAATATAGTCATCTGCTCCTAGATCAAGTCCTCTATACTCATCTTCATCTGAATCTCTAGCTGTCATCATAAGTATTGGTAGTGTTGAAACCTTTCTTATCTCTTTACAAACTTCCCAACCTGTCTTTTTAGGAAGATTTATATCTAAAAGAACCAATTGAGGACTCTCTAAATAAAATTTTTCTATCCCCTCTTCTCCATTATAAGCTACAACAACACTAAAACCTTCCTGTTTAAAGTTATCCTGTAAAACATTTACTAAACTTTTTTCATCTTCTATTATCAATATCTTTCTCTTCATCAATTCCCCTTTCAATCTATAAAGCTATTGAAAATGATAGTGTTCATCAGTTAGATGGAGAACATGTCTATATCTGTGTCTCAATGAAAAATATATACAAGCTATGAGTATATATCCAAACCCAGCTATTATAAACACCTTATCCCTCAATAAATAATAGAACTCTATCCCAAAAAAACTTCCCAATAAAAATACCAACACTGTAACTATACAGAAGTAAACTTTCCATTTATCCTGTTTTTTTCCCTTCAAACAGTGCCCTATATACACTCCAGTATCTGTTAGATTCCCACTTATATGACTTGTTCTCACAACAACTCCCTTATATGATATAAAGAGCCCATTTTGAACTCCTATCATAAATGGTAGATAGTAAAAGAAGATCCAGGTATCTTTTACTGTTGCATAGAGTAGTAATAATCCACATCCCAATGTAAACATTGAATATCCATAACGTCTCTTTAGGTTAAACTCTCTTCCATCAACCAAATATCCTGAGATAGTAGAGCCAAAAACAAAAGCTATTATAATGGACATAATTTTAAATACCTCTAAAAAATTTCCATCTCCTATATTGATAGCAGCTTTTGATACATGCCCTGTAAAATGTGAAACTGTATAGGAATACTTTGCAATACTTATAGTATTTATAAATCCCCCCAAAAAACATAACATATAGATCCAATTTAATAAAAGTCTATGTAAAACCCTCATTTTTTCCCCCTAAATTATTGGTATACTAAGAAATCATACCCTTTTTTTTAGAAAATTTCAAGTATATATTATACTCTTATCTCAAAATTCTATTTTTAAAAAGAAATGAGAAAAAAAT
This window contains:
- a CDS encoding response regulator transcription factor; the encoded protein is MKRKILIIEDEKSLVNVLQDNFKQEGFSVVVAYNGEEGIEKFYLESPQLVLLDINLPKKTGWEVCKEIRKVSTLPILMMTARDSDEDEYRGLDLGADDYITKPFNLKILTLKVKKLLKLDDVSIYKFEDFSFDAKKGEIIIENSSIELTRREIQFLEYMIKNKGIIFSREYLLNEVWGFDFDGDDRVVDTLVKRVRKKMDKYSYLLKTVRGMGYSFDESKN
- a CDS encoding HAMP domain-containing sensor histidine kinase, giving the protein MRVRINLFRKIFIFSIFLVIFTVTLSYVFSVFVADSFYIARKKSEIKKIVPTVKRLMIDEKIFEDYVEDIRNTQGIDIYISNNNYYDSFYGIEYKDNFDDIKDGFHINNLEQGHIMLLVYKEKLSPEKTLFLSTSLSVMSMHRHEVYFLNLITLVITLILSIIISRIFAKKITKNIYELNRVAKKITKLDFSEKAVVNTSDELLELSENINTMSRSLSLSIDNLKSFVSNASHELKTPISVINSHAQYLLKGSLKSEEEQRRYYKAILKESNNMNELVQSLLLLSRLSSVGLKIDKEDLDLKLIIKNSIEKYEFLELQKDIQWNIELERVMLEGNKKFIQIAVDNIVQNALKYSPEESEIRIYQEGDCVRFENLTMIRENLSEDNLLQPFARGDNATELKIDGHGLGLSIIKKILELHSIPFDIEIREEKFIFSLTYLSHK
- a CDS encoding YoaK family protein, translating into MRVLHRLLLNWIYMLCFLGGFINTISIAKYSYTVSHFTGHVSKAAINIGDGNFLEVFKIMSIIIAFVFGSTISGYLVDGREFNLKRRYGYSMFTLGCGLLLLYATVKDTWIFFYYLPFMIGVQNGLFISYKGVVVRTSHISGNLTDTGVYIGHCLKGKKQDKWKVYFCIVTVLVFLLGSFFGIEFYYLLRDKVFIIAGFGYILIACIYFSLRHRYRHVLHLTDEHYHFQ